A section of the Amblyomma americanum isolate KBUSLIRL-KWMA chromosome 2, ASM5285725v1, whole genome shotgun sequence genome encodes:
- the LOC144118797 gene encoding evasin P983-like — MKTSFCLIASCLVLFALKGSAYPTENEDDYTDYSPFGCPFPVLANMTHDVKPVGCSIPCNNGTEKLDDNTPCYVIEQEVHHRMRALVKYGNCPLGVCTEGICKPQNKTEDCYKGKEEE, encoded by the exons ATGAAAACTTCATTCTGCTTGATTGCAAGTTGCCTCGTGCTCTTTGCGCTTAAAG GATCAGCGTATCCAACCGAAAACGAAGATG ATTACACTGATTATAGCCCCTTTGGGTGCCCTTTCCCAGTCCTTGCGAACATGACTCACGATGTG aaaccTGTTGGATGCAGCATACCATGCAACAACGGTACAGAAAAACTAGATGACAACACACCTTGCTAC GTGATAGAACAGGAGGTCCACCATCGAATGAGGGCTCTGGTAAAATACGGCAATTGTCCGCTAGGAGTCTGCACGGAAGGTATCTGCAAGCCCCAAAACAAAACTGAAGACTGCTACAAGGGCAAAGAAGAGGAGTAA